The following coding sequences lie in one Mycobacterium sp. Z3061 genomic window:
- a CDS encoding cytochrome P450, with the protein MPATSELVYSPFSKEIFDDPYPVYRRLRDEAPVYRDPEDRWWVLSRFDDVAPALRDWETFSSKSGPAPENPDNDGRKYSVISMDPPRHDRIRGVLKGFFTPRAVAALESALQRVVNTHLGRLRPGTTVDAMEAFAFSVPTDVIGDLLGVPHADREQLRVWWEAFLTRVEGEVAMPSSAIEASRMISHYIGELIERRRTDPGDDLISIVLQATFHDPEAGAHRSLTPHEVLMFCNLLSAAGSETTQKLISNGLVALAEHPDQWRRIVMDRSTIPAAVNEALRYDTPSHWVARTLTRPVERHGITMDAGDWVLLLLGSANRDERRYSDPDRFIIDRPRGTDVYFGWGIHICLGQWLARREAQLVFDYVAQKFPNYTVGARERVLTATVRGYTSVEMTLR; encoded by the coding sequence GTGCCCGCTACCAGCGAGTTGGTGTACTCGCCGTTCTCGAAGGAGATCTTCGACGACCCCTATCCGGTCTACCGGCGCTTGCGTGACGAGGCGCCGGTATATCGCGACCCGGAGGACCGCTGGTGGGTGCTGTCGAGGTTCGATGACGTGGCACCGGCACTGCGCGACTGGGAGACGTTCTCGTCCAAATCTGGTCCGGCGCCCGAGAATCCGGACAACGACGGCCGCAAGTACTCGGTGATCTCGATGGATCCGCCGCGCCACGACCGGATTCGCGGCGTGCTCAAGGGTTTCTTCACCCCCAGAGCGGTGGCCGCGCTGGAATCTGCCTTGCAGCGGGTCGTGAACACGCACCTGGGTCGGTTACGGCCAGGCACGACCGTGGACGCCATGGAGGCATTTGCCTTCTCGGTACCCACGGACGTGATCGGTGACCTGCTCGGCGTGCCGCACGCCGACCGTGAGCAGCTGCGCGTCTGGTGGGAAGCCTTCCTCACCCGCGTGGAAGGCGAAGTCGCCATGCCGTCCAGCGCAATCGAGGCCAGCCGCATGATCAGTCACTACATCGGCGAGCTGATCGAACGGCGGAGGACCGATCCGGGCGACGATCTGATCAGCATCGTGCTGCAGGCCACCTTCCATGACCCCGAGGCCGGTGCGCACCGCTCGCTGACCCCCCACGAAGTGCTGATGTTCTGCAATCTGTTATCCGCAGCGGGGTCGGAGACGACCCAGAAGCTGATCTCCAACGGTCTTGTCGCGCTGGCTGAGCATCCCGACCAATGGCGGCGAATCGTCATGGATCGCAGCACCATTCCGGCCGCGGTGAACGAGGCCCTGCGCTATGACACACCAAGCCACTGGGTGGCCCGCACGCTGACGCGGCCTGTCGAGCGCCACGGGATCACCATGGACGCGGGTGACTGGGTGTTGCTGCTGTTAGGTAGCGCCAACCGCGACGAGCGCCGCTACAGCGACCCCGACCGCTTCATCATCGACAGGCCGCGGGGCACCGACGTCTATTTCGGCTGGGGTATTCATATCTGTCTGGGCCAATGGCTGGCCCGGCGGGAAGCGCAGCTGGTTTTCGACTATGTCGCGCAAAAATTTCCGAACTACACCGTCGGAGCACGCGAACGGGTGCTCACCGCCACTGTGCGTGGCTACACCAGCGTGGAGATGACCCTGCGCTGA
- a CDS encoding acyl-CoA dehydrogenase family protein yields MDIAFTDEQQLLQDTVARLAATLAVAGPGAIPSGAALDTQWHRIVELGVPALRAPSLSGLEASGVETAIVIEQLARVLSAVPVVGQAVLATELLDAAGAGKELALVAAGALRVAPALATDLTRFSSTDEPGVVFDAAGATHALGMSRTDGQRRLVCVPLDTDKREITEGLDLTRAIRKVRVDPADPGRLIGGPIGDERWSRVEALGMTAVAADLLGVMQGALDEAVRYAGERTQFGVKIGSFQAVQHLLADALVQVEGARSCLWHAAWAIDHLPVAEARLAAMAAKAYASAAGREVVEAGAQVFGGIAITWEHVSHLRMRRMLLDRRLFGDETEHYEAIAALRLSNREMA; encoded by the coding sequence ATGGACATCGCTTTCACCGACGAGCAGCAATTGCTGCAGGACACGGTCGCAAGACTGGCAGCCACCCTCGCGGTCGCCGGCCCCGGGGCGATTCCCTCTGGTGCGGCGCTGGACACGCAGTGGCATCGCATCGTGGAACTTGGTGTTCCGGCCCTGCGTGCTCCGTCATTGAGCGGATTGGAAGCCAGTGGCGTCGAGACGGCGATCGTCATCGAACAACTGGCCAGGGTCCTCAGCGCTGTTCCGGTGGTCGGCCAAGCAGTACTGGCCACCGAACTGCTGGACGCGGCCGGTGCTGGGAAGGAGCTGGCCCTCGTGGCAGCAGGCGCCCTTCGGGTGGCGCCCGCGCTGGCCACAGATTTGACGCGATTCTCCTCGACGGACGAACCCGGTGTGGTGTTCGACGCGGCCGGCGCGACGCACGCGCTGGGTATGTCACGCACTGACGGGCAGCGCCGGCTTGTCTGCGTCCCACTTGACACTGACAAGCGCGAGATCACCGAAGGTCTCGACCTCACCCGCGCAATCCGGAAAGTGCGGGTGGATCCGGCCGATCCCGGCCGCCTCATCGGGGGCCCGATCGGTGACGAGCGGTGGAGTCGCGTTGAGGCATTGGGGATGACCGCTGTCGCGGCTGATCTCCTCGGCGTCATGCAGGGCGCGTTGGACGAAGCCGTGCGCTACGCCGGCGAACGCACCCAGTTCGGCGTGAAGATCGGTTCCTTCCAAGCCGTCCAGCATCTGCTCGCCGATGCCTTGGTACAGGTGGAAGGTGCCCGCAGCTGTTTATGGCACGCGGCCTGGGCGATCGACCACCTGCCAGTCGCCGAGGCACGCCTGGCTGCAATGGCCGCCAAGGCGTACGCTTCAGCGGCCGGCCGGGAGGTCGTCGAAGCCGGCGCGCAGGTATTCGGCGGCATCGCAATCACCTGGGAGCACGTCTCTCATCTGAGGATGCGTCGAATGCTGCTGGACCGCCGGCTCTTCGGTGATGAAACCGAGCACTACGAAGCCATCGCGGCCCTGCGGTTGTCGAACCGGGAGATGGCGTAG
- a CDS encoding acyl-CoA dehydrogenase family protein: MDFNDSANEAQFRAQLRQWLADHATDAAVPDDPAARADAQNAWHRTLYEAGYIGLSFPVEDGGHGKAPIYEAILNDELGRAGAPPIEGVGHLSNALRLFGSAQQREELLPGLLSGQVRWCQGFSEPEAGSDLASLKTRAEPVHGPGGQVFRVNGRKIWTSFGAVADWCFLLCRTEFDVSKHAGISVLLVPMSSPGIDVRPIVNAARNREFTEITFDDVDVPVANLLGERGQGWSIANQLLAYERGPSDINWISRLWTQFRRLEDDVRTGWLEDSPTARASLGRAYVELRALQIKVQRSLTDRQRGRLPGPEGSVDKLLMTRADQVFGHTMMDLRASGPVLAEGLEWDIYVWSRAAGIYGGTAQIQRNIVAQRVLGLPRG, from the coding sequence GTGGACTTCAATGACAGTGCGAACGAAGCGCAGTTCCGCGCGCAGTTGCGGCAGTGGCTTGCCGACCATGCGACCGATGCCGCAGTTCCAGACGATCCGGCCGCCCGCGCCGATGCGCAGAATGCCTGGCACCGAACTCTTTACGAAGCCGGCTATATCGGCCTGTCCTTCCCGGTCGAGGATGGTGGCCACGGTAAGGCACCGATCTACGAGGCCATCCTCAACGACGAGCTCGGGCGGGCCGGCGCCCCGCCAATCGAGGGTGTCGGTCACCTCAGCAATGCGCTTCGTCTCTTCGGCAGTGCCCAGCAGCGGGAGGAATTGTTGCCTGGCCTGTTGTCCGGTCAGGTGCGTTGGTGCCAGGGATTTTCCGAGCCGGAGGCGGGATCGGACCTGGCCTCCCTGAAGACCCGCGCCGAGCCGGTCCACGGGCCGGGCGGCCAGGTCTTCCGGGTCAACGGCCGCAAGATCTGGACCAGTTTCGGCGCGGTCGCCGACTGGTGTTTTCTCCTGTGCCGCACCGAGTTCGACGTATCTAAGCATGCCGGAATCTCGGTGCTGCTGGTACCGATGTCGAGCCCGGGCATCGACGTGCGACCCATTGTCAACGCGGCACGCAACCGCGAGTTCACCGAGATCACCTTCGACGACGTCGACGTGCCGGTGGCCAATCTGCTCGGCGAGCGGGGACAGGGCTGGTCCATCGCAAACCAGTTGCTTGCCTACGAGCGTGGCCCCAGCGACATCAACTGGATCAGCCGACTCTGGACACAGTTCCGGCGCCTGGAAGACGACGTCCGTACCGGCTGGCTCGAAGACTCGCCGACGGCCCGGGCGTCGCTGGGCCGTGCTTATGTCGAGCTCCGTGCACTGCAGATCAAGGTCCAGCGGTCGCTCACCGACCGGCAACGCGGAAGACTTCCCGGCCCTGAGGGATCGGTCGACAAGCTGCTGATGACACGCGCCGATCAAGTCTTCGGACACACGATGATGGACCTACGCGCGAGCGGCCCCGTTCTCGCCGAAGGGCTGGAATGGGACATCTATGTATGGTCGCGGGCAGCGGGAATCTACGGCGGCACCGCGCAGATTCAGCGCAATATCGTGGCGCAGCGGGTGCTGGGGCTGCCCCGCGGTTAA
- a CDS encoding amidohydrolase family protein, translating to MPLQPSMKLLSVDDHLIEPPHVWADRLPKKYLEQGPRIADFPRSGAPPMQQWVYEGRTYPNIGLNAVAGKSPEEFGVDPIRYADMIPGCYDPKARLADMDIDGVHAMLCFPSFPRFCGTVFLEGQDKELALLSVKAWNDFSLDEWCATDPARFIPMAITPLWDPALIVAEIERVAAKGARAIGLPDNPTNLQLPSYHTAYWEPVWSALEETNLTAVMHFGSGGFPPQTAPEAPFAVMITLMGTTSMAAATELIFSPVFHKHPNLKVAFSEGGVGWMPYLVERADYVWRKHKYYQNIHPTVAPSELFRRNISGCFIEDEVGMSMRHAIGIDNITWECDYPHSDSFWPKSRARAEEMLADVPDAEAAKIVELNARRWYAFPEEGFKSCTADGGWRPNDGDPPAYDYDEVMAGHGGVGLAAFLNNIEEQKAQKAT from the coding sequence ATGCCGTTGCAACCGTCGATGAAGCTGCTGTCCGTGGACGACCATCTCATCGAGCCGCCGCATGTCTGGGCGGATCGATTACCGAAAAAGTACCTCGAACAGGGGCCGCGGATCGCGGACTTCCCGCGAAGTGGCGCGCCGCCCATGCAGCAGTGGGTTTATGAGGGCCGGACTTATCCGAACATCGGCCTCAACGCCGTCGCCGGCAAGTCTCCGGAGGAGTTCGGGGTGGACCCGATCCGCTACGCCGACATGATCCCCGGTTGTTACGACCCGAAGGCGCGACTGGCCGACATGGACATCGACGGTGTGCATGCGATGCTGTGCTTCCCGTCGTTCCCGCGCTTCTGCGGCACGGTGTTTCTCGAGGGGCAGGACAAAGAACTTGCCCTGTTGAGTGTGAAGGCGTGGAACGATTTTTCACTCGACGAGTGGTGTGCCACCGACCCCGCCCGATTCATCCCTATGGCGATTACCCCGCTGTGGGATCCGGCGCTCATCGTGGCCGAGATAGAGCGGGTTGCAGCCAAGGGCGCACGAGCGATCGGTTTGCCGGACAACCCGACCAACCTGCAGCTGCCCAGTTATCACACCGCTTACTGGGAGCCGGTCTGGTCGGCGCTGGAGGAGACAAACCTGACCGCGGTCATGCACTTCGGCAGCGGCGGATTCCCGCCGCAGACGGCGCCCGAGGCGCCGTTCGCGGTGATGATCACGTTGATGGGTACCACTTCGATGGCGGCCGCCACAGAACTCATCTTCTCGCCCGTGTTCCATAAGCACCCGAATCTCAAGGTGGCGTTCTCCGAAGGCGGTGTGGGATGGATGCCCTACCTGGTGGAGCGCGCCGATTACGTGTGGCGCAAGCACAAGTACTACCAGAACATCCATCCGACCGTCGCGCCGTCGGAACTGTTCCGGCGCAACATCTCCGGCTGTTTCATCGAAGACGAGGTGGGGATGTCGATGCGTCATGCCATCGGAATCGACAACATCACCTGGGAGTGCGACTATCCGCACTCTGACTCGTTCTGGCCGAAAAGCCGGGCACGCGCCGAGGAGATGCTCGCCGATGTCCCCGATGCGGAAGCGGCGAAGATCGTCGAACTAAATGCCCGTCGCTGGTACGCCTTTCCGGAAGAGGGATTCAAGAGCTGTACGGCCGACGGCGGATGGCGGCCTAATGACGGCGATCCGCCCGCCTACGACTACGACGAGGTGATGGCGGGTCACGGTGGTGTCGGTTTGGCGGCCTTCTTGAACAACATTGAAGAACAGAAGGCGCAGAAGGCCACGTAA
- a CDS encoding SMP-30/gluconolactonase/LRE family protein, with protein sequence MNGVRCLAEGLAFPESPLPMNDGSVLVSEIAGGRVTRVDPDGICRPFALTGGGPNGIAALPDGRLVVCQNGGSRFGLAPWPYDFEGCVRLFRPVGPPEHPVTPGLQIVDATGVVTTLATEFTSRSGNTHALVRPSDICVDAHGGFYLTDGGTTRGRSRTVTGLLYGTVDGGLREIVYPLEMPNGVALSPDGGSLYVAETRTRRIWHFELEAPGVVGRSRGLATVPAGGPLNVGGADGVCVDDAGRILVATLGTGGVTVFSPTGAMLGAIPADDPMTTNVALSADGRTLFMTLASTGRLIAVADWHSRLHPVT encoded by the coding sequence ATGAACGGCGTCCGTTGCCTCGCCGAAGGACTCGCCTTTCCGGAGAGTCCGCTGCCGATGAACGACGGCTCAGTTCTGGTATCTGAGATCGCGGGTGGGCGGGTCACCCGGGTTGACCCGGATGGGATCTGCCGGCCGTTCGCCCTTACCGGAGGCGGACCCAACGGCATCGCGGCGCTTCCCGACGGACGGCTGGTCGTCTGCCAGAATGGCGGCTCGCGCTTCGGGCTGGCGCCGTGGCCCTACGACTTCGAGGGCTGTGTAAGGCTTTTCCGGCCGGTCGGGCCGCCAGAGCACCCCGTCACCCCCGGGCTACAGATTGTCGACGCCACCGGGGTCGTGACCACCCTTGCCACCGAGTTCACCTCACGTTCCGGCAATACCCACGCGCTGGTAAGGCCCAGCGACATCTGCGTCGACGCCCATGGCGGCTTCTACCTGACCGATGGTGGGACGACCCGTGGTCGCAGCCGCACGGTGACCGGACTGCTCTACGGAACCGTGGACGGTGGCTTGCGAGAGATCGTCTACCCGTTGGAGATGCCCAACGGTGTCGCACTGTCACCCGACGGTGGTTCGCTGTATGTGGCCGAGACGCGCACCCGTCGCATATGGCACTTCGAGCTCGAAGCTCCCGGCGTGGTGGGCCGCTCACGAGGGCTGGCCACGGTGCCCGCCGGCGGACCGCTCAACGTCGGTGGCGCTGACGGAGTGTGCGTCGATGACGCGGGCCGGATTCTGGTCGCCACGCTCGGTACGGGCGGTGTCACGGTTTTCTCTCCCACGGGTGCGATGTTGGGGGCGATACCCGCCGACGACCCGATGACCACCAACGTGGCCTTAAGTGCCGATGGGCGAACGCTATTCATGACGCTCGCCTCGACAGGCCGGCTGATCGCGGTCGCGGACTGGCACAGCCGGCTACACCCGGTCACTTGA
- a CDS encoding nuclear transport factor 2 family protein → MDDDALDVAVRNMLARDEIRQLPYRYAAALESSDVEAMVELFVPHARFGDHGTGPDGIRRLMAQSLENTVFVVILVANHLIEIDDAQHATGQVWAQCFAQMTTGFVEQLIRYDDRYEKHSGVWRFRRRRHRLYYGVLRQPSPLTQPAAQWPHRQIGVGDLPLAEPGFLDWWEDARP, encoded by the coding sequence GTGGACGACGACGCGCTCGACGTTGCGGTCCGGAACATGTTGGCGCGTGACGAGATACGGCAGCTGCCTTACCGGTATGCCGCCGCGCTGGAAAGCTCCGACGTCGAGGCGATGGTTGAGCTATTCGTCCCCCACGCTCGGTTCGGCGACCACGGCACCGGACCCGACGGCATCCGACGACTGATGGCGCAAAGCCTGGAGAACACCGTGTTCGTGGTGATCCTGGTGGCAAACCACTTGATAGAGATCGACGATGCTCAGCACGCCACGGGCCAGGTCTGGGCTCAGTGTTTCGCCCAGATGACCACGGGATTCGTCGAACAACTCATCAGGTACGATGACCGCTACGAAAAGCACTCGGGCGTCTGGCGATTCAGGCGGCGACGGCATCGGCTGTACTACGGTGTGCTCCGGCAGCCGTCACCGCTGACGCAACCGGCCGCCCAGTGGCCGCACCGCCAGATCGGTGTGGGTGACCTGCCCCTGGCAGAGCCGGGGTTCCTCGATTGGTGGGAAGACGCTCGGCCATGA
- a CDS encoding mycofactocin-coupled SDR family oxidoreductase, which yields MQRLGGKVAVITGAARGQGRSHAVHLADEGADIIALDICDDIATNGYPLATRADLDETAKLVEKSGRRVITAVVDVRERISLKKAIDQAVTELGGLHVVVANAGICPLGNQVPSRGFIDAFDVDFIGVVNAVHASFEHLGPGASVIVTGSIAGLVPQKDLATGGGPQGPGGAGYGLAKKMLCEYTKGLALTLAPEQIRINTVHPTNVNTGMLHNLPMYRTFRPDLAEPSREDAELVFPILQAMPVPWIEPEDVSHMVVYLASDESRYVTGQQFFIDAGAGLKLGL from the coding sequence ATGCAGCGTCTGGGAGGCAAGGTTGCCGTCATTACGGGGGCGGCGCGCGGCCAAGGAAGAAGCCATGCCGTCCACCTCGCCGACGAGGGCGCCGACATCATCGCTTTGGACATCTGCGACGACATCGCCACCAATGGCTATCCCCTGGCCACCAGGGCCGATCTGGACGAGACGGCCAAGCTGGTCGAGAAGTCCGGTCGGCGAGTGATAACGGCGGTTGTCGATGTTCGAGAACGCATTTCACTGAAGAAGGCCATCGACCAGGCAGTAACCGAACTAGGCGGCCTGCATGTCGTCGTGGCCAACGCCGGGATCTGTCCGCTCGGCAATCAGGTTCCCTCACGCGGGTTCATCGACGCGTTCGACGTCGACTTCATCGGCGTGGTGAACGCCGTACACGCCAGCTTTGAGCACTTGGGGCCCGGCGCGTCGGTGATCGTCACGGGTTCGATAGCCGGCTTGGTACCGCAGAAAGACCTGGCCACCGGTGGGGGACCGCAAGGTCCGGGCGGCGCCGGCTACGGCCTCGCCAAGAAGATGCTGTGCGAATACACCAAGGGCCTGGCATTGACGCTGGCGCCCGAACAGATCCGCATCAACACCGTGCACCCGACCAACGTCAACACCGGCATGCTGCACAACCTTCCGATGTATCGAACTTTTCGTCCAGACCTTGCCGAACCCAGCCGCGAGGACGCGGAACTGGTGTTCCCCATACTGCAGGCGATGCCGGTACCGTGGATCGAACCGGAGGACGTCTCCCATATGGTGGTGTACCTGGCCTCCGACGAATCACGTTACGTGACTGGGCAACAATTCTTCATCGATGCCGGTGCCGGGCTGAAACTCGGCCTGTAG
- a CDS encoding enoyl-CoA hydratase-related protein, with protein sequence MTPDLATHTEGPVRWLVLDRPDVGNSVTRAMQRSLIEELTRASDDPEIRAVVLTGRGDKHFCTGPNLRDPGMQPKKDRVAGDAARILRTGSQAVVSALLDCEKPVLCALNGVAAGVGASMVLACDLIVAAESARLIELFVRRGLAPDGGAAYLLARKVPFNIAKQVLFFGEELSAPEAHRIGLFNKVVPDVDLNDAATVWARRLAEGPTRALAAAKAMLNQALDVDRDAAFRTEALLVEQVAGTDDVAEGMAAFGERRDPQFRGR encoded by the coding sequence GTGACCCCGGATCTCGCCACCCATACCGAGGGCCCGGTGCGCTGGCTGGTTCTGGACCGGCCGGACGTCGGTAACTCGGTGACCCGGGCCATGCAGCGCAGTCTCATCGAGGAGTTGACGCGTGCCTCCGACGATCCGGAGATACGCGCGGTCGTTCTCACCGGTCGCGGAGACAAGCACTTCTGCACCGGCCCGAATCTCCGCGACCCTGGCATGCAGCCCAAGAAGGACCGGGTGGCGGGTGACGCGGCGCGCATCCTGCGTACTGGATCGCAAGCCGTGGTGTCCGCATTGCTCGACTGCGAGAAGCCGGTGCTGTGCGCGCTCAACGGAGTCGCGGCCGGCGTGGGAGCCAGCATGGTGCTCGCGTGCGATCTCATCGTGGCCGCCGAAAGCGCCCGACTGATAGAGCTTTTCGTACGTCGCGGACTTGCCCCTGACGGGGGCGCCGCGTACCTGCTGGCCCGCAAGGTCCCTTTCAACATCGCCAAACAAGTTCTCTTCTTCGGCGAGGAGCTGTCCGCACCCGAAGCTCACCGCATCGGCCTGTTCAACAAGGTTGTGCCGGACGTCGATCTCAATGACGCGGCGACCGTTTGGGCCCGGCGGCTCGCGGAGGGACCGACCCGCGCCTTGGCGGCGGCCAAGGCCATGCTCAATCAAGCACTCGACGTCGACCGTGACGCGGCTTTCCGAACGGAAGCCCTGCTGGTGGAGCAGGTCGCCGGAACCGATGATGTCGCCGAGGGGATGGCCGCCTTCGGCGAACGGCGCGACCCTCAATTCCGGGGCCGCTGA
- a CDS encoding cytochrome P450, producing the protein MTATTDLRWDPFDRALHADPYAVWKRMRDEAPVYHNEQHGFYALSRFDDVLSASLDTETFSSEHGITLDAITDEPWAPPRAMIMMDPPDHTCMRKMVNRTFFRTKVAELEERVRTLCRDYLDHFVGGGGFDYVRDFSMKLPVMVISSLLGFPERDHDNLREWSDAQLHRDEGTTQLSEEGQEANVKLLGYYADQIQRRRSAPTDDIVGNLMTSDLAQAGRETRRLDDGELLMFVAMINVAGNETVARLLGWAALTLARNPGERAKLVARPELIANGVEELLRYDAPSPVQGRFSKRDTVYHGTTIPAGSRVALLTGSAGRDERQYPNADAFDVERSGIRHVSFGHGSHFCLGAALARLEARVALEETLARFPTWHVDEEAVTYVHTNTVRGPASVPILL; encoded by the coding sequence ATGACAGCGACAACGGACTTGCGTTGGGACCCCTTCGATCGAGCGCTGCACGCGGATCCGTACGCGGTGTGGAAGCGGATGCGCGACGAAGCACCGGTCTACCACAACGAACAGCACGGCTTCTACGCCCTGAGCAGATTCGACGATGTGCTGAGTGCCTCGCTGGACACCGAGACGTTCTCGTCGGAGCACGGAATCACTCTCGATGCGATCACCGATGAACCCTGGGCACCGCCCAGGGCGATGATCATGATGGATCCCCCCGATCACACGTGTATGCGAAAGATGGTCAACCGCACGTTTTTCCGTACCAAGGTCGCGGAGTTGGAAGAACGCGTCCGGACGCTGTGCCGGGATTACCTGGACCACTTCGTCGGGGGTGGCGGCTTTGACTACGTCCGCGACTTCTCCATGAAGCTGCCGGTCATGGTCATCAGCTCGCTACTCGGTTTTCCCGAGCGTGACCACGACAACCTGCGCGAGTGGTCCGATGCGCAGCTGCACCGCGACGAAGGCACTACCCAGCTGAGCGAAGAAGGGCAGGAGGCCAACGTCAAATTGCTGGGTTACTACGCGGACCAGATACAACGACGACGGTCGGCTCCGACCGACGACATCGTCGGCAATCTGATGACCTCCGACCTGGCCCAGGCCGGTCGCGAAACCCGTCGCCTCGATGACGGAGAGTTATTGATGTTCGTCGCAATGATCAACGTGGCGGGAAACGAGACGGTGGCGCGGTTGCTGGGCTGGGCGGCGCTGACGCTGGCGCGCAATCCCGGGGAGCGGGCCAAACTCGTCGCCCGGCCTGAATTGATCGCCAACGGGGTTGAGGAACTGCTGCGTTACGACGCCCCATCCCCCGTGCAGGGTCGATTCTCCAAGCGCGACACGGTTTATCACGGGACCACAATCCCGGCCGGCTCGCGGGTCGCGCTGTTGACCGGGTCCGCGGGTCGCGACGAACGCCAGTACCCGAACGCGGATGCCTTCGACGTCGAGCGCTCCGGAATCCGCCACGTCAGCTTCGGGCACGGCTCGCACTTCTGCCTGGGTGCGGCTCTGGCGCGCTTGGAAGCTCGCGTAGCGCTGGAAGAGACGCTGGCACGGTTCCCCACCTGGCACGTGGACGAGGAAGCGGTCACCTACGTCCATACCAACACGGTTCGCGGCCCCGCCAGCGTGCCGATCCTGCTGTGA
- a CDS encoding enoyl-CoA hydratase/isomerase family protein, with the protein METRELEHVIYEKDGSIARIILNNPDAANAQTSEMVHSFDAALEDAQYDYNIKVVIIKANGRGFCSGHIPTGAYPEFKAELDASGKVWRSAAQLFLWPVLKLWEFPKPVIAQVHGYAIGGGTTWALIPEITVCSEDAWFQMPLVPGFGLPGAETMFEPWVFMNYKRAAEYLYTAQRLTAAEALDFGLVNRVVPAEQLEATVEELAAKIAKAPLITLQATKSGIIRAWETMGFRTHQQATNDLQAMVTGSKEFQDFMIELMKKSSKPAERT; encoded by the coding sequence GTGGAAACCCGGGAGCTCGAGCACGTCATCTATGAAAAGGATGGCTCAATCGCACGCATCATTCTCAATAATCCGGATGCCGCTAATGCGCAGACTTCGGAGATGGTGCACAGCTTCGATGCTGCCCTCGAGGACGCGCAGTACGACTACAACATCAAGGTCGTCATCATCAAGGCAAACGGCAGAGGGTTCTGTTCCGGTCATATCCCGACCGGTGCCTATCCGGAGTTCAAGGCCGAACTCGATGCTTCAGGGAAGGTGTGGCGGTCAGCGGCGCAGCTGTTCCTGTGGCCCGTCCTGAAACTGTGGGAATTCCCCAAACCGGTGATCGCCCAGGTGCACGGCTATGCCATCGGCGGCGGCACGACCTGGGCACTCATTCCCGAAATCACGGTCTGCTCGGAGGACGCCTGGTTCCAGATGCCTCTGGTACCTGGTTTCGGATTGCCCGGCGCCGAGACGATGTTCGAGCCGTGGGTGTTCATGAACTACAAACGGGCCGCGGAGTATCTGTACACAGCGCAGCGGCTGACTGCTGCCGAGGCGCTCGATTTCGGGTTGGTCAATCGGGTGGTGCCGGCCGAGCAGCTCGAGGCCACCGTGGAGGAGCTGGCGGCCAAGATTGCCAAGGCCCCCTTGATCACTCTGCAGGCCACCAAGTCCGGGATCATCCGAGCGTGGGAGACCATGGGGTTCCGCACGCACCAGCAGGCGACGAACGATCTTCAGGCGATGGTGACCGGCAGTAAGGAGTTCCAGGACTTCATGATCGAGCTGATGAAGAAGAGCTCCAAGCCCGCCGAACGCACCTGA